A stretch of DNA from Candidatus Thermokryptus mobilis:
TATCTATTCCCGCTTTAATTTCATATACAACTTCTTTTGGGTTCAGGCGATTATATTCCCAAATTTTATGGAGCAATTTATGAATTTCTTTTTCTAGTTTGGCGTAGAACAGCGCCTCATAGTTACTTTTTAATAGTTCTTCTATTTTTTTCTTTGAATATTTTGACTTATAAAGTTTGTGGACTTTTTCATCTGCGTAAGAGAAATACTTTGTGACATTTAAGAGGGGGATTAAGAGAATATGTTTTACATTTTCCTCTGTAGAATGGACAAATCCCCATGTTTTTGAAAGCATGGGTAGAAATTCTTGTGGGAACCAATAATTTAGGTTTGACCAATTGGGGATAAATTCATTTTTGGAATTTTTTATTTCTTTTATTAGTTCGGCGGGGTTGATTTTGGGGTTTTTCATAATTGCAGTGTCGTGGATTATTTTAAGGATTGGGTTTAGGTCCCATAGTTCATAATCGTAGCCGTAGAGTTTTGAGACGATGCCAACAGTTCCTCCGCCGGCAAATGGGTCAAAGATTTTCATTCCAGGTTTAGCGTAGTTTTTCAGAACATATGCGATAACTTGTGGGATAAACTTTGCGGGGTATTTGTATATGGAAAATGTTCCGTATGTAGTTGATGGGATTTCAGGGATTGTTTTTCTGAAAAGTAGAAAGACCTTTGTATTTTTTTCATTTTCTTTTGGTTTTGGAAAGTTGAAGAAGGTCAATTGTTTGGGTTTATCATTTAGCATTTATTTAAAGTCAGTATTTTTTAGATTTTGTTGTTTTTAAAGATAAAGATATGAAGAGAAATTTTCAAGGTATTAGGGTAGAGGTTTGTCAGGGGTTTGAAGACAAGCTTTTCCATATTCCGAATTCATTAACTTTAAACTCTCTATCTTCACATAATATAGAGCCGGGAGACCAGCACAAGCCGTGGGATTTTAATTTTTTGCCTGCGCCTTTTTCATCATCCCAATCTCTACCTATCAAAGGTTCAATGTTTCCTTTTATAATCAGGTCATTGGAATATGAAATGTGGGACCAAACGGGGTTATCTTTGTTGATAAAGATGCAGACCTCACCGTTTTTTTCATGCCATTTGCCAGGGAAGTCGTTAAGTTCATTTTTAGGAACCATA
This window harbors:
- a CDS encoding DNA adenine methylase encodes the protein MLNDKPKQLTFFNFPKPKENEKNTKVFLLFRKTIPEIPSTTYGTFSIYKYPAKFIPQVIAYVLKNYAKPGMKIFDPFAGGGTVGIVSKLYGYDYELWDLNPILKIIHDTAIMKNPKINPAELIKEIKNSKNEFIPNWSNLNYWFPQEFLPMLSKTWGFVHSTEENVKHILLIPLLNVTKYFSYADEKVHKLYKSKYSKKKIEELLKSNYEALFYAKLEKEIHKLLHKIWEYNRLNPKEVVYEIKAGIDTLEMKLENDVNILITSPPYLQAQEYIRSTKLELFWLGFDENYIRELSKKELPYRPVKEIKIYSEKYHELRGKIQEEHLKLLYDRYFFSILWALTNLSERVTDYMFIFVGPAKIRTTPIPIDEIIIEHLKFFGWEHEITFVDKIVSRVMFETKINPASKENDSRIKTEHLVVLKRKK